A single region of the Deltaproteobacteria bacterium IMCC39524 genome encodes:
- a CDS encoding response regulator gives MSKVICIVDDQPALLQMLRFALSFQGVTVVAAVDGADAFEKISTQNIDMLITDWQMPVMDGLELVRRMRSIEAYADLPTVVISCRDDLEARKEARSLGVNTWLKKPFRISEVQRVVEHALDLHGQTFLSKAAEGFC, from the coding sequence ATGTCAAAAGTGATTTGTATTGTTGATGACCAGCCCGCTTTACTTCAGATGCTGCGTTTCGCTCTAAGCTTTCAAGGGGTGACTGTCGTTGCAGCTGTTGATGGCGCCGATGCCTTTGAGAAAATATCCACTCAGAATATCGACATGTTGATTACCGATTGGCAGATGCCGGTCATGGATGGATTGGAACTCGTTCGCAGGATGCGTTCAATAGAGGCCTATGCTGACCTGCCGACAGTTGTCATTAGCTGTCGTGATGATCTGGAGGCCAGGAAAGAAGCTCGTTCTCTTGGTGTGAATACCTGGTTGAAAAAACCCTTCCGGATCTCTGAAGTTCAACGTGTCGTTGAACATGCTTTAGACCTGCACGGTCAGACTTTTTTGTCGAAAGCTGCTGAAGGTTTTTGTTAA